One segment of Oikeobacillus pervagus DNA contains the following:
- a CDS encoding MarR family transcriptional regulator — translation MDITPYIAFSSNCIVLDIKDKNPVPANISEIAKLIGAARQNTSPVINSLVKKGLLFKGESGIEGNNAKAYAVFVNPHILYAGDKDNVNEALQVMFHKAMKMKVLKDLPDKLF, via the coding sequence ATGGATATAACACCTTATATTGCTTTTTCAAGTAATTGTATTGTTCTTGATATTAAAGATAAAAATCCTGTGCCAGCAAATATTTCTGAAATTGCTAAATTAATTGGTGCAGCTAGACAGAATACAAGTCCAGTTATTAATTCTTTAGTGAAAAAGGGGCTTCTTTTTAAAGGGGAATCAGGCATTGAAGGAAATAATGCTAAGGCTTACGCTGTTTTTGTAAATCCTCATATTCTCTATGCAGGAGATAAAGATAATGTAAATGAAGCATTACAAGTTATGTTTCATAAAGCTATGAAAATGAAAGTTTTGAAGGATTTACCTGATAAATTATTTTAA
- a CDS encoding ABC transporter ATP-binding protein, whose protein sequence is MKETITIMKVSKSFGKKMVLDEIDLTIKEGHIYGFIGPSGAGKTTLVKMMVGMDKPDSGTIYVLNEKVPNLKLLQEIGYMAQSDALYTELTGKENLTFFASLYKLSKTEIKERIAYAANIVNLTEDLSKKVAAYSGGMKRRLSLAIALIQNPKILILDEPTVGIDPELRFSIWNELYRLKQEEGKTIIVTTHVMDEAERCDYIAMVRDGSIIARGTPQELKNIYHASNFDEVFLNAGRERS, encoded by the coding sequence ATGAAAGAAACGATCACGATCATGAAGGTTAGCAAAAGTTTTGGGAAAAAGATGGTACTTGATGAAATTGATTTAACGATTAAAGAAGGACATATTTATGGATTCATAGGTCCTTCAGGTGCAGGAAAAACCACCCTTGTCAAAATGATGGTTGGAATGGATAAACCAGATAGTGGGACGATCTATGTTTTAAATGAAAAGGTGCCCAATTTGAAATTATTACAAGAAATTGGCTATATGGCACAATCCGATGCCTTATACACCGAGCTTACAGGAAAAGAGAACCTCACCTTTTTCGCTTCTCTTTATAAACTGAGCAAAACAGAGATAAAGGAACGAATAGCCTATGCAGCAAACATAGTGAATCTTACAGAAGATCTTTCAAAAAAAGTTGCCGCATACTCAGGTGGAATGAAACGACGTTTGTCACTGGCGATTGCTTTAATACAAAATCCAAAAATACTTATTTTAGATGAACCAACTGTAGGCATCGACCCAGAATTAAGATTTAGTATTTGGAACGAATTATATCGGTTGAAGCAAGAAGAAGGAAAAACGATTATTGTAACCACTCATGTGATGGATGAAGCTGAAAGATGTGATTATATTGCAATGGTAAGAGACGGGTCGATCATTGCAAGAGGTACCCCCCAAGAACTGAAAAATATATATCATGCGAGTAACTTTGATGAAGTATTCCTGAATGCGGGGAGGGAACGTTCATGA
- a CDS encoding ABC transporter permease, giving the protein MRTTALVRRIIQQIFRDKRTLALLFIAPLFILTLMYLVFNGETVEPTIGVENVNQQTVDQLEKSNIHVKSFENITDTKETIIEQDLDGFLKVEKDQTTLILLNSDPSLGKNLQMKINQIIQTKLPPPFPEEKELKMNTQTNDIYKTEYIYGSSDTKYFDVFSPILIGFFVFFFVFLISGIGLLKERTTGTLERLMVTPIRRGEIVTAYLVGFGIFAVLQTVIIVLFSIHVLDIILVGSIWNVILINLILALVDLSLGILLSSFAASEFQMVQFIPIAVVPQIFFSGIFPLESMPDWLQVLAKVMPLYYAGDALTGVMYKGWGLEDISGDLYILIIFATIFIILNLFALKKYRKI; this is encoded by the coding sequence ATGAGAACAACTGCATTAGTTAGACGAATCATCCAACAAATATTCAGGGATAAACGAACTCTAGCATTATTATTCATCGCTCCTTTATTCATCTTGACCCTTATGTATTTGGTCTTCAATGGTGAAACGGTTGAGCCAACAATCGGTGTGGAGAACGTGAATCAACAAACCGTCGACCAGTTAGAAAAGTCAAATATTCATGTGAAATCATTTGAAAATATTACGGATACTAAGGAGACAATCATTGAACAGGATCTAGATGGGTTTCTCAAAGTAGAGAAAGATCAAACAACGTTAATACTGCTTAATAGTGACCCTTCTTTAGGGAAGAACTTACAAATGAAAATAAACCAAATCATTCAGACAAAACTCCCCCCACCTTTCCCTGAAGAAAAGGAATTGAAAATGAATACACAAACAAACGATATTTATAAAACGGAGTATATTTATGGAAGTAGTGACACCAAATATTTCGATGTGTTTAGTCCGATCTTAATTGGATTTTTCGTATTCTTCTTTGTGTTCCTTATTTCCGGTATTGGATTATTAAAAGAACGAACAACGGGTACGTTAGAACGCTTAATGGTGACTCCTATTCGTAGGGGCGAAATCGTAACCGCCTATTTAGTCGGGTTCGGAATATTTGCCGTATTACAAACAGTTATTATTGTCCTTTTTTCCATTCACGTATTGGATATCATTTTAGTTGGTTCCATATGGAATGTGATTCTGATCAACTTAATCTTAGCTTTAGTGGATTTATCATTAGGGATTCTTTTATCTTCCTTTGCAGCATCTGAATTTCAAATGGTACAGTTTATCCCTATCGCTGTTGTTCCGCAAATCTTCTTTTCAGGGATCTTTCCACTTGAAAGCATGCCAGATTGGCTGCAAGTGCTCGCAAAAGTCATGCCCCTATATTATGCAGGAGATGCTCTAACAGGAGTGATGTATAAAGGGTGGGGATTAGAAGATATAAGCGGTGACCTGTATATATTGATCATATTTGCTACTATCTTTATCATTTTAAACTTATTTGCTCTGAAAAAATATCGTAAAATATAG
- a CDS encoding TetR/AcrR family transcriptional regulator, translating into MSTGKLLDAMMAQASKPKKQTVKQQRIVETAIKMFAEKGYANTSTAEIAKNAEVSEGTIFKHYGTKDHLLLSIIVPYLKEFFPSMADEVFHEIMSENVATFEHFLHALLRNRIQFISENKEIFQVVVKEIFYKDELKNELLPYFAENIIIRINKVIEFYKERGELIDIPNERIQKMLFTFIGGFFVSRFVLLNNYTVSEVEIKDAIHFVLDGIRKR; encoded by the coding sequence TTGTCTACAGGAAAATTACTGGATGCGATGATGGCCCAAGCAAGCAAGCCAAAGAAACAAACGGTGAAACAACAAAGAATTGTGGAGACAGCCATCAAAATGTTTGCCGAAAAGGGTTATGCCAATACCTCAACAGCTGAAATAGCCAAAAACGCGGAAGTATCTGAAGGAACTATTTTTAAACATTACGGGACGAAAGACCATTTATTGCTTTCCATCATTGTTCCTTATTTAAAAGAATTTTTTCCTTCTATGGCGGACGAAGTTTTCCATGAAATCATGTCTGAAAACGTCGCTACATTTGAACATTTTTTACATGCCCTATTAAGAAACCGAATTCAATTTATATCTGAAAACAAAGAAATATTTCAAGTCGTTGTGAAAGAGATTTTTTATAAAGATGAGTTAAAAAATGAACTCCTTCCTTACTTCGCTGAAAATATTATCATACGAATTAATAAAGTGATTGAGTTCTATAAGGAACGTGGGGAATTAATCGACATCCCCAACGAACGAATTCAAAAGATGTTATTCACATTCATTGGAGGGTTCTTTGTCTCTCGCTTTGTTTTATTGAATAACTACACCGTCAGTGAAGTTGAAATCAAAGATGCCATCCACTTTGTCCTGGATGGCATCCGCAAGCGATAA
- a CDS encoding DMT family transporter — MKSPLISYIILFFGVFALSTSAIFVKLADAPAAITAFYRMFFAAVMLLPFLFLYKENWRELRSLSLKQWGFGLLSGMFLATHYVLWFESLNYTSVASSTVIVTLQPLFSMAGGYFLFKERFSRGAIVGCLVAITGSIVIGWQDFQISGQALFGDILAFIAAGVITAYFFVGQHVRKSLSLVPYSIIGYASSAVFLSIIALCQQVAFVDYSAQTWWSFIGLAFIATILGQTIFNWLLKWLNTSVISMSILGETIGTCILAYFILGEVITSQQAMGITLILIGLALFLLKQKGPK, encoded by the coding sequence TTGAAATCGCCACTTATTTCTTACATTATTTTATTTTTTGGGGTCTTTGCCTTATCTACTTCCGCTATCTTTGTTAAACTGGCTGATGCGCCTGCGGCTATTACAGCATTCTATCGGATGTTTTTTGCCGCCGTCATGCTTTTGCCCTTTTTATTCTTATATAAAGAGAATTGGCGAGAATTACGCTCGTTGTCATTAAAGCAATGGGGCTTCGGGTTATTATCGGGGATGTTTCTCGCAACCCATTATGTTTTATGGTTCGAATCATTAAATTACACTTCAGTGGCAAGTTCGACAGTCATCGTGACATTACAGCCACTGTTTTCAATGGCTGGGGGCTATTTTTTATTTAAGGAGCGTTTTAGCAGAGGGGCGATCGTAGGTTGTCTCGTAGCCATTACGGGAAGTATTGTCATTGGCTGGCAGGATTTTCAAATAAGTGGCCAGGCGTTATTTGGTGATATCCTTGCTTTTATTGCAGCAGGTGTGATTACAGCTTACTTTTTTGTAGGACAACATGTTCGCAAAAGTCTATCTCTTGTACCATATTCTATTATTGGCTATGCGAGTAGTGCGGTTTTTTTGAGTATTATTGCTTTATGCCAGCAAGTTGCTTTTGTCGATTATTCTGCACAAACATGGTGGTCCTTTATTGGTCTCGCTTTTATTGCAACGATTTTGGGACAAACGATCTTCAATTGGCTTCTGAAGTGGCTGAATACATCTGTTATTTCTATGAGTATACTAGGGGAAACGATCGGAACTTGTATTTTAGCCTATTTTATCTTGGGTGAAGTCATTACTTCTCAGCAAGCTATGGGAATCACCCTCATCTTAATCGGCCTCGCTTTATTTTTATTAAAACAAAAGGGACCTAAATAA
- a CDS encoding DUF1540 domain-containing protein encodes MAKDVLCEVNNCTYWGNGNKCNADAIYVVSQKGKQASNSEETDCKTFAPEA; translated from the coding sequence ATGGCTAAAGATGTGCTTTGTGAAGTAAACAACTGTACCTATTGGGGCAATGGAAACAAATGCAATGCAGATGCTATTTATGTAGTTAGTCAAAAAGGCAAACAAGCATCTAATAGTGAAGAAACCGATTGCAAAACATTTGCACCAGAAGCTTAA